From Alteromonas sp. RKMC-009, one genomic window encodes:
- the sufD gene encoding Fe-S cluster assembly protein SufD: MSQWLEQVIDNAQDVSDFLSSQRKKSLAALQEQGWPGKRTEQWRFTPLTSVEKRKAIKAKVTEEPAVPQIDKLDTIDLVFADGKLVTDISELSLPKGLKIKSLKKAGDDEQAAIKSIFAKIKPARHTFGLVNDAVSKQGVFIDVAAGAKIKPVVRVLNLSTQAGDAHTRVLVRLGEAARLTVIEHGEGTADSLTTAFAEYSIADHAQLEHYRFALFTGKAKQIGGSHFKLGEEASLNSTLVGYGSELSRLDIDVWHAGEHANAKMNAIYLLAEGELFDLHTTLEHAVPNGTSEENARGIVGDGARAVFNGRIHIHRDAQKTLAELNNRNLLLSRRSLINTKPELEIYADDVKCAHGATVAEIDDTALYYMLSRGIPRSKALVMLNFGFIQELVTQIPKEVIADWLLPKLSERFASMEVK; the protein is encoded by the coding sequence ATGAGCCAATGGCTGGAACAAGTCATTGACAACGCTCAGGATGTTTCTGACTTCCTTTCTTCTCAGCGCAAAAAATCACTGGCAGCTCTGCAGGAGCAGGGCTGGCCGGGTAAGCGTACCGAGCAATGGCGTTTTACTCCGCTGACCAGCGTTGAGAAACGTAAAGCAATCAAAGCGAAGGTGACAGAAGAACCTGCTGTGCCGCAGATTGATAAGCTGGATACTATCGATCTGGTATTCGCTGACGGCAAGCTGGTGACTGACATCAGTGAACTGTCATTGCCTAAAGGCCTGAAAATCAAGTCACTGAAAAAAGCCGGTGACGACGAACAGGCGGCTATCAAAAGTATTTTTGCAAAGATTAAACCTGCCCGTCACACCTTCGGCCTGGTAAATGACGCCGTGTCTAAACAAGGTGTGTTCATCGATGTCGCTGCAGGGGCAAAAATCAAACCGGTTGTGCGGGTTTTGAACCTCAGCACTCAGGCAGGCGATGCCCATACCCGCGTACTGGTGCGTTTGGGTGAAGCGGCCAGGTTGACTGTTATTGAACACGGTGAAGGCACGGCTGACAGCCTGACGACGGCATTTGCTGAATATAGCATTGCAGATCATGCGCAGCTGGAACATTATCGTTTTGCCCTGTTTACCGGTAAAGCGAAACAAATCGGTGGCAGTCACTTTAAGCTCGGTGAAGAAGCCAGCCTGAACAGCACACTGGTTGGCTATGGCAGCGAATTAAGCCGTCTTGATATCGACGTTTGGCATGCCGGTGAGCACGCTAATGCGAAAATGAACGCCATTTATCTGCTGGCAGAAGGTGAACTGTTCGACCTGCATACCACCCTGGAGCACGCCGTTCCGAATGGTACATCAGAAGAAAATGCCCGCGGTATCGTAGGTGACGGTGCCCGCGCTGTATTTAACGGTCGTATCCATATACACCGCGATGCCCAGAAAACGCTGGCAGAGCTTAATAACCGTAACCTGTTACTTTCGCGCCGTTCGCTGATTAACACCAAGCCTGAGCTTGAAATTTATGCGGATGACGTGAAATGTGCTCACGGCGCTACGGTTGCAGAAATCGATGATACGGCACTGTATTACATGCTGAGCCGCGGTATTCCCCGCAGTAAGGCGCTGGTCATGCTGAATTTCGGCTTTATTCAGGAACTGGTTACCCAAATTCCGAAAGAAGTCATTGCTGACTGGTTGCTGCCTAAGCTCAGCGAACGTTTTGCCTCTATGGAGGTAAAATGA
- the sufC gene encoding Fe-S cluster assembly ATPase SufC produces MLKISNLHASVEEKTIIKGLDLEIGPGEVHAIMGPNGAGKSTLGYVLSGRDGYEVSDGTVELNGKDLLDLDVEERAREGLFLAFQYPVEIPGVSNMEFMKESVNAMREQRGEEPLTAAEFLKKAKEACKQVQLPLDFLKRGVNEGFSGGEKKRNEIMQMILLEPSLCILDESDSGLDVDALQVVADGVNSQRDDKRSFIVVTHYQRLLDYIKPDFVHILADGKIVKSGDASLALEVEKNGYAFLGKKYEESEA; encoded by the coding sequence ATGCTAAAAATTTCTAATCTACATGCCAGCGTCGAAGAAAAGACCATCATTAAAGGTCTGGATCTGGAAATTGGTCCGGGTGAAGTACACGCTATCATGGGCCCTAACGGTGCGGGTAAATCCACGCTGGGCTATGTACTGTCTGGCCGTGACGGCTACGAAGTGTCTGACGGTACGGTAGAACTGAACGGTAAAGACTTACTGGATTTAGACGTAGAAGAGCGTGCCCGTGAAGGTCTGTTCCTGGCATTCCAGTATCCGGTAGAAATTCCGGGTGTTTCTAACATGGAATTCATGAAGGAATCGGTGAATGCCATGCGCGAACAGCGTGGTGAAGAGCCACTGACTGCAGCAGAATTCCTCAAGAAAGCCAAAGAAGCCTGCAAGCAGGTTCAACTGCCGCTGGATTTCCTTAAGCGTGGCGTAAACGAAGGCTTCTCCGGTGGTGAGAAAAAGCGTAACGAAATCATGCAAATGATTCTGCTTGAGCCGTCGCTGTGTATTCTTGATGAATCAGACTCCGGTCTGGACGTTGACGCGTTGCAGGTTGTCGCTGACGGCGTAAACAGCCAGCGCGACGACAAGCGCAGTTTCATCGTGGTAACCCACTATCAGCGTCTGCTGGACTACATCAAGCCGGACTTCGTACACATTCTGGCCGACGGTAAAATCGTCAAGAGCGGCGATGCGTCGCTGGCGCTGGAAGTTGAGAAAAACGGTTACGCTTTCTTAGGTAAAAAATACGAGGAGAGTGAAGCATGA
- the sufB gene encoding Fe-S cluster assembly protein SufB: MSEQIDQALSRKYDAGFYSEIESETFESGLDESVIRRISEMKGEPEWMLEWRLKAYNAWLQMEEPEWAHVEYPKVDFQAISYYSAPKSMKDKPKSLDEVDPELLRTYEKLGIPLHEQEMLAGVAVDAVFDSVSVVTTFREKLEEAGVIFCPISEAVHKYPELIKKYLGSVVPRTDNFYAALNGAVFTDGSFVFIPKGVRCPMELSTYFRINEMNTGQFERTLIVAEEGSYVSYLEGCTAPQRDENQLHAAVVELVAMDDAQIKYSTVQNWYPGDEDGKGGIYNFVTKRGICHTNAKISWTQVETGSSVTWKYPSCVLKGDNSVGEFYSVALTRGRQQADTGTKMIHLGKNTRSTIISKGISAGKSNNAYRGLVQMGPRADGARNFTECDSLLIGDQCGAHTFPYIESRNPTAIVEHEATTSKVSDEQLFLCQQRGLDAEKAVSMIVNGFCKEVFKELPMEFAVEAGKLLEISLEGSVG; the protein is encoded by the coding sequence ATGAGTGAACAGATCGATCAGGCACTATCGCGTAAGTACGATGCCGGTTTCTATTCTGAAATCGAATCGGAAACCTTCGAAAGTGGACTGGACGAATCCGTTATCCGACGCATTTCAGAAATGAAAGGTGAGCCGGAGTGGATGCTTGAATGGCGTTTAAAAGCCTACAACGCATGGCTGCAAATGGAAGAACCGGAGTGGGCCCATGTGGAGTATCCTAAAGTGGACTTCCAGGCTATTTCTTACTATTCCGCACCGAAGAGTATGAAGGACAAACCTAAGTCGCTTGACGAGGTTGACCCTGAACTGCTGCGTACCTACGAGAAACTGGGTATTCCTCTGCACGAGCAGGAAATGCTGGCGGGTGTTGCTGTCGATGCGGTATTCGATTCTGTGTCCGTTGTGACCACATTCCGTGAAAAGCTGGAAGAGGCCGGTGTTATCTTTTGCCCGATTTCTGAAGCTGTTCACAAATATCCTGAGCTCATTAAGAAATACCTTGGCTCTGTGGTGCCGCGTACAGATAACTTCTATGCTGCACTGAATGGTGCGGTGTTCACCGATGGTTCATTCGTATTTATTCCAAAAGGCGTTCGTTGCCCGATGGAGTTGTCGACCTATTTCCGCATTAACGAGATGAACACCGGTCAGTTTGAGCGTACGCTGATTGTTGCCGAAGAAGGCAGTTACGTATCGTATCTGGAAGGCTGTACTGCACCTCAGCGCGACGAGAACCAGCTGCACGCAGCGGTTGTTGAGCTGGTCGCCATGGATGACGCACAAATTAAGTACTCAACGGTACAGAACTGGTATCCGGGTGACGAAGACGGTAAAGGCGGTATTTATAACTTCGTAACCAAACGCGGTATTTGTCACACCAATGCCAAGATTTCCTGGACTCAGGTTGAGACCGGTTCTTCAGTTACCTGGAAGTATCCTTCCTGTGTACTTAAAGGTGATAACAGCGTGGGCGAATTCTACTCTGTAGCGCTGACCCGTGGACGCCAGCAGGCCGATACCGGTACGAAAATGATTCACCTGGGTAAAAATACCCGCTCCACCATTATCTCGAAAGGGATCTCCGCAGGTAAGAGCAATAATGCGTACCGTGGTCTGGTGCAGATGGGCCCCCGTGCAGACGGTGCCCGTAACTTTACCGAATGTGACTCGCTGTTAATCGGCGATCAGTGCGGTGCACACACATTCCCGTATATTGAAAGCAGAAACCCTACCGCCATCGTAGAGCACGAAGCGACAACGTCGAAAGTGAGCGATGAGCAGTTATTCTTATGCCAGCAACGTGGTCTGGACGCGGAAAAAGCCGTGTCGATGATCGTTAACGGTTTCTGTAAAGAAGTATTCAAAGAGCTACCAATGGAATTTGCCGTTGAAGCTGGCAAGCTGCTCGAAATTAGTCTTGAAGGTTCAGTGGGGTAA
- a CDS encoding IscS subfamily cysteine desulfurase, with product MTQARTQPVYLDYAATTPVDPRVAEKMMACLTMDGNFGNPASRTYRYGWVAEEAVDIARNQIADVFNCDPREIVFTSGATESNNLAIKGAAEANFSKGKHIITVNTEHKAVLDTCDALAERGFEVTVLAVDSDGLITSEQIAGAMRDDTVLVSVMHANNEIGVIQDIAAIGKLCRERDILFHVDAAQSAGKLPLDLSELDIDLLSVSAHKIYGPKGIGALYVRRRPKAKISAQIHGGGHERGMRSGTLPVHQIVGMGEAFALAEAGMAEESQRIRGLRDQLWQGISQLDNVYLNGHAEQRLPGNLNVSFGGVDGESLMMALNDIAVSSGSACTSASLEPSYVLAALGMSAELAHSGIRFTVGRYTTQADIEYVISKVSSVVTTLRSAQ from the coding sequence ATGACTCAAGCCCGTACACAACCCGTTTATTTAGACTATGCCGCCACCACACCGGTCGATCCCCGTGTGGCAGAGAAAATGATGGCGTGCTTAACCATGGACGGAAACTTTGGAAATCCGGCCTCCCGTACGTATCGCTACGGCTGGGTTGCTGAAGAAGCGGTAGATATCGCCCGTAATCAGATTGCCGATGTATTCAACTGCGATCCCAGAGAAATTGTTTTTACCTCAGGAGCCACTGAGTCCAACAACCTGGCGATAAAAGGTGCTGCTGAAGCTAACTTTAGCAAGGGTAAGCATATCATTACCGTTAACACTGAACATAAAGCCGTGCTGGATACCTGTGATGCACTGGCTGAAAGAGGCTTTGAAGTTACGGTACTGGCTGTGGACAGCGATGGTCTCATTACCTCTGAACAGATTGCCGGCGCTATGCGGGATGATACCGTTCTGGTAAGCGTGATGCATGCGAACAATGAAATCGGTGTGATTCAGGATATTGCAGCCATCGGTAAGTTATGTCGCGAAAGAGACATTCTGTTTCATGTGGATGCTGCACAATCTGCCGGAAAGCTGCCGCTGGATCTCAGTGAACTCGATATTGATTTGTTGTCAGTGTCAGCACACAAAATTTATGGTCCGAAAGGTATTGGCGCGTTGTACGTGCGTCGTCGCCCTAAAGCGAAAATCTCTGCTCAAATTCATGGAGGAGGCCATGAGCGGGGCATGCGTTCCGGCACGCTGCCTGTTCACCAGATAGTTGGAATGGGTGAAGCCTTTGCCCTGGCTGAGGCCGGAATGGCTGAGGAAAGTCAGCGGATACGTGGTTTACGTGACCAGCTCTGGCAAGGCATCAGCCAGTTAGACAACGTATATCTTAATGGTCACGCAGAACAGCGCTTGCCGGGAAATCTGAATGTCAGCTTTGGTGGCGTAGATGGCGAAAGCTTAATGATGGCACTGAATGATATTGCCGTATCATCAGGTTCTGCATGTACATCTGCCAGCCTTGAGCCGTCTTATGTACTGGCTGCACTGGGCATGAGTGCGGAACTGGCACACAGCGGGATCCGCTTTACGGTTGGACGTTATACCACACAGGCTGACATTGAATACGTGATCAGCAAGGTAAGCAGTGTAGTTACCACACTTCGCAGCGCGCAGTAG
- the iscR gene encoding Fe-S cluster assembly transcriptional regulator IscR — MKLTSKGRYAVTAMLDVALHSTRGPVPLADISERQEISLSYLEQLFSRLRKEKLVDSVRGPGGGYLLGRDAMRIAVGEVIRAVDESVDATRCQGQADCQGGERCLTHSLWQDLSDRISVFLDSITLGELMSQREVQEVAGRQDKQTSIIKPLEDIKVSIQLS, encoded by the coding sequence ATGAAATTAACGTCAAAAGGGCGCTACGCCGTTACAGCTATGCTGGATGTTGCGTTGCATTCAACCCGCGGTCCTGTGCCGCTGGCTGACATTTCCGAGCGTCAGGAAATTTCATTATCATATTTAGAGCAACTGTTCTCCAGACTTCGTAAAGAGAAGCTGGTCGACAGTGTACGCGGTCCGGGCGGCGGTTATTTGCTGGGCCGCGATGCCATGCGAATTGCTGTGGGTGAGGTCATCCGCGCCGTTGATGAATCCGTTGATGCTACCCGCTGTCAGGGACAGGCTGATTGTCAGGGCGGTGAACGTTGCCTGACTCACAGCCTCTGGCAGGATCTGAGCGACCGTATCAGCGTGTTTCTGGATTCCATTACGTTGGGTGAACTGATGTCTCAGCGTGAAGTGCAGGAAGTGGCCGGGCGCCAGGATAAGCAAACATCCATTATTAAACCTCTGGAAGACATCAAGGTTAGCATTCAGTTGTCATGA
- the cysE gene encoding serine O-acetyltransferase, whose amino-acid sequence MFPRIKEDIKGVFHRDPAARNTFEVLTNYPGLHAIWLHRISHKLWKHDLKWLARTLSTFSRWLTGIEIHPGATLGRRVFIDHGMGVVIGETAVIGDDVTLYHGVTLGGTSWKAGKRHPTLEKNVVVGAGAKVLGPIVIAEGAKIGSNSVVVKDTPAGATVVGIPGRIVKTQKTASDDPQITRRHQIAEKYGFDAYAVSTDNPDPVANAMGVMLEHIHQMDNKVEELCGVIRAMGGDVCTDNLHAIKAEDFADTGIDPVVPQQGEVQDDFDPKI is encoded by the coding sequence GTGTTTCCGCGAATAAAAGAAGATATAAAAGGCGTCTTTCACCGTGACCCTGCGGCAAGGAATACCTTTGAAGTACTGACCAATTACCCCGGCCTGCATGCTATCTGGCTGCACAGGATCAGTCATAAACTGTGGAAACACGACTTAAAATGGCTGGCGCGCACGTTGTCTACGTTCAGCCGCTGGTTAACGGGTATCGAAATTCACCCGGGCGCCACACTTGGCAGACGAGTATTCATCGACCATGGCATGGGGGTTGTCATTGGTGAAACGGCGGTTATTGGTGATGACGTCACTTTGTATCATGGTGTAACGCTGGGTGGTACAAGCTGGAAGGCCGGAAAACGTCATCCTACCCTGGAGAAAAACGTGGTCGTCGGTGCCGGTGCGAAAGTGCTTGGCCCCATCGTGATTGCTGAAGGGGCAAAAATCGGCTCTAACTCGGTTGTTGTCAAGGATACACCGGCCGGAGCAACGGTGGTGGGTATTCCCGGACGCATCGTTAAAACCCAAAAAACTGCATCAGATGATCCGCAAATTACCCGTCGTCACCAGATTGCCGAGAAATACGGTTTCGATGCTTACGCCGTTTCTACAGACAATCCTGACCCGGTTGCCAATGCCATGGGCGTTATGCTTGAGCATATTCACCAGATGGACAATAAGGTGGAAGAACTTTGCGGCGTTATCCGCGCAATGGGCGGTGATGTGTGTACTGACAATCTGCATGCCATTAAAGCTGAAGACTTCGCTGATACGGGGATTGACCCTGTGGTGCCTCAACAGGGCGAAGTGCAGGACGATTTTGACCCGAAAATCTGA
- the trmJ gene encoding tRNA (cytosine(32)/uridine(32)-2'-O)-methyltransferase TrmJ, with translation MLDNIRIVLVNTSHTGNIGSTARAMKTMGLSNLYLVDPVSAPDGHASALAAGAGDVLANAKTVATLQEAVADCGLVVGTSARSRTHSWPMLEPRSCGRKLIEEVPDYPVALVFGRENNGLTNEELQQCHFHVCIPANPEYSSLNLAAAVQTLCYEVRMAWLEKDAFPPTENDYPLNEDLERFYQHLEQTLTGTNFIVKNHPGMVMTKLRRLFNRARPESQELNILRGILSSIDKAVK, from the coding sequence ATGCTCGACAACATCCGGATAGTACTGGTTAATACATCCCACACAGGCAATATTGGTTCAACCGCAAGGGCGATGAAAACCATGGGCCTGAGTAACCTGTATCTGGTTGATCCTGTGAGTGCGCCGGATGGCCACGCCAGTGCATTAGCGGCCGGCGCCGGTGATGTGCTGGCAAATGCGAAAACTGTTGCCACGCTTCAGGAAGCGGTTGCTGACTGCGGACTGGTCGTAGGGACTTCTGCACGTTCAAGAACTCACTCCTGGCCAATGCTGGAACCCCGCAGCTGCGGTCGTAAACTGATTGAAGAAGTACCGGATTATCCGGTGGCACTGGTATTTGGCCGTGAAAATAACGGTCTGACGAATGAAGAGCTGCAGCAATGCCATTTCCATGTGTGCATTCCCGCCAATCCGGAATACAGCTCACTGAATCTTGCCGCCGCAGTACAGACATTATGCTATGAAGTGCGCATGGCGTGGCTGGAGAAAGATGCGTTCCCTCCCACTGAAAATGACTACCCGTTAAACGAAGATCTGGAACGTTTTTACCAGCACCTCGAACAAACCCTTACCGGTACAAACTTTATTGTTAAGAACCATCCGGGCATGGTGATGACCAAATTACGCCGTCTGTTCAACCGTGCCCGTCCGGAAAGTCAGGAACTGAACATTCTGCGCGGCATTTTGTCGTCCATCGACAAAGCCGTAAAGTGA
- the suhB gene encoding inositol-1-monophosphatase: protein MHPMLNIAVRAARVAGTIIVRGFENRADLTKEVKGANDYVTQIDKEAEKAIINKIQQSYPDHSFLGEESGETHGKDSDFQWVIDPLDGTTNFVKGIPHFCVSIALLHKGRLDQAVVFDPIRSEIFTASRGQGAQLNGYRIRVTKPRDLTETVLATALPFKNKAQFGEYALGLNKIFHECGDIRRAGSAALDLAYVAAGRVDGYWERGIKAWDIAAGELLVREAGGLVTDFKGNNDPLYKGEIVAGSPKVVQGLVKHLK, encoded by the coding sequence ATGCATCCTATGCTGAATATTGCGGTGCGCGCTGCGCGTGTTGCCGGAACAATCATTGTGCGCGGTTTTGAGAATCGTGCTGACCTGACGAAAGAAGTGAAAGGCGCCAATGACTACGTAACGCAAATCGACAAAGAAGCCGAAAAGGCGATTATCAACAAAATTCAGCAGTCTTACCCGGATCACAGCTTTCTGGGTGAAGAAAGTGGCGAAACCCACGGTAAGGATTCAGATTTTCAGTGGGTTATTGATCCACTGGACGGAACCACCAACTTTGTAAAAGGTATCCCCCATTTCTGTGTTTCCATTGCTCTTCTGCACAAAGGTCGCCTTGACCAGGCTGTTGTTTTTGATCCTATCCGCAGTGAAATTTTCACCGCCAGCCGTGGTCAGGGTGCTCAGTTGAACGGCTACCGTATCCGTGTAACCAAACCCCGCGACCTGACTGAAACTGTACTGGCTACTGCCCTGCCGTTTAAAAACAAAGCACAGTTTGGTGAGTATGCCCTCGGCCTGAACAAAATCTTCCACGAATGTGGCGATATCCGCCGCGCTGGCAGTGCTGCGCTGGATCTGGCTTACGTTGCAGCCGGCCGTGTAGACGGTTACTGGGAACGTGGTATTAAGGCATGGGACATCGCAGCAGGTGAACTGCTGGTGCGTGAAGCAGGCGGCCTGGTAACTGATTTTAAAGGTAACAACGACCCTCTTTACAAAGGTGAAATCGTAGCCGGCAGCCCGAAAGTGGTTCAGGGCCTCGTAAAGCATCTGAAGTAA
- the secF gene encoding protein translocase subunit SecF produces MQFLSLNHTVNFMRLRVATMILSTVLILGSLVSLGMNSLNWGLDFTGGTLIEVGYEESADLEKIRSELAGADFADAVVQNFGSSQDVLIRIAPRDGVKASAIGDQVLAALRADGETVDMRRIEFVGPQVGDELTEQGGLAMLVALLCILVYVAMRFEWRFALGSVAALVHDVILTLGLFSVLQIEFDLTVLAAVLAVIGYSLNDTIVVCDRIRENFRKIRKGEPTEIVNISLSQTLNRTIITSLTTVLVLVALFYKGGALIHGFATALLFGVAVGTYSSIYIASSVALALGISKEDLMPPQVEKEGADMDPLP; encoded by the coding sequence ATGCAATTTTTATCTTTGAACCATACGGTTAACTTTATGCGGTTGCGTGTAGCAACCATGATCCTGTCAACTGTGCTTATTCTCGGCTCACTGGTGTCGCTGGGCATGAACAGTCTGAACTGGGGACTGGACTTCACAGGCGGAACACTCATTGAAGTGGGTTATGAAGAATCCGCTGACCTTGAGAAGATCCGTTCTGAGCTGGCCGGAGCAGATTTTGCTGATGCCGTTGTACAAAACTTCGGAAGCAGTCAGGATGTGCTTATACGTATCGCGCCCCGGGATGGTGTAAAAGCCTCTGCCATTGGCGACCAGGTACTTGCTGCACTGCGTGCTGACGGTGAAACCGTAGACATGCGTCGTATTGAGTTCGTTGGTCCGCAGGTGGGTGATGAACTGACAGAGCAGGGCGGTCTCGCCATGCTGGTGGCACTGCTGTGTATTCTTGTGTACGTTGCCATGCGGTTCGAATGGCGCTTTGCGCTGGGTTCTGTGGCCGCGCTGGTACACGACGTTATTCTTACCCTGGGTTTGTTTTCTGTACTGCAAATCGAATTTGATCTGACAGTACTGGCCGCTGTGCTGGCGGTTATCGGTTACTCGCTGAACGATACCATCGTTGTGTGCGACCGTATCCGTGAAAACTTCCGCAAAATCCGTAAGGGTGAGCCTACAGAGATTGTAAATATCTCTCTGTCGCAAACCTTGAATCGTACCATCATTACTTCACTGACCACGGTGCTGGTACTGGTTGCGCTTTTCTATAAAGGCGGTGCGCTTATTCACGGTTTCGCAACAGCGCTGCTGTTTGGTGTTGCGGTAGGTACGTACTCTTCAATCTATATTGCCAGCTCTGTTGCGCTGGCACTGGGGATCAGTAAAGAAGACCTGATGCCGCCGCAGGTAGAGAAAGAAGGTGCCGATATGGACCCGCTTCCGTAA
- the secD gene encoding protein translocase subunit SecD — MLNKNSIWKVLVVIFIIGLCALYALPNIYGEDNAVQISAGRDAKVDEQLVTRVQDALKANNISVKKTEFENEQILVRLNSSDAQLRARELLEKELGTDYYVAMNLAPDTPEWLENLGGSPMKLGLDLRGGVHFLMEVDMSEAIKKSLEDAENGFRTSLREEGLRYRTVSQHDDYLDITFRDQETLEKAEFFLRNQNRDLSFEEVEGMKLRAAFSEAKLSEIRDNAVKQNITIIRNRVNQLGVAEPVVQKQGADRIVVQLPGIQDTARAKEILNATATLEFRMVDLDHDVADAVNGRVPAGSQLINDQSGRPQLLEKRIMLTGNHITDANSGVDEYGIPQVNISLDSEGGNKMSRSTRSNIGKPMATVFIEYKSTGERNDAGKLIFEKHEEVISIATIRAQLGSSFRITGLDSPKEARDLSLLLRAGALIAPIQIVEERTVGPSLGAENIAMGMQAIVWGLAAVLIFMIVYYKAFGLIANVALVSNLVIIIGVMSMIPGATLTLPGMAGIVLTVGMAVDANVLIFERIREELRDGRSPQQAIHMGYDSAFSTILDANVTTFIAGMILFAVGTGPIKGFSITLMIGIATSMFTAILVTRVITNAIWGGRRVTSLPI; from the coding sequence GTGTTAAATAAAAACTCGATCTGGAAAGTGCTGGTGGTCATTTTTATTATTGGCCTCTGTGCATTATATGCACTTCCCAACATTTACGGTGAAGATAACGCCGTGCAGATTTCTGCCGGACGCGATGCCAAAGTTGATGAACAACTGGTTACCCGCGTTCAGGATGCACTGAAAGCCAACAATATCAGTGTTAAGAAAACCGAATTCGAAAACGAGCAAATCCTGGTTCGCCTGAACAGCAGTGATGCTCAGCTTCGCGCCCGTGAATTACTCGAAAAAGAACTGGGTACGGATTATTACGTCGCTATGAACCTGGCGCCGGATACGCCGGAATGGCTGGAAAACCTGGGTGGTTCTCCCATGAAGCTGGGTCTGGATTTGCGTGGCGGTGTTCACTTTCTGATGGAAGTGGATATGAGCGAGGCAATCAAGAAATCTCTGGAAGATGCAGAAAACGGTTTCAGAACCTCTCTGCGTGAAGAAGGTCTGCGCTACCGTACCGTGTCTCAGCATGATGATTATCTGGATATCACGTTCCGTGATCAGGAGACGCTGGAAAAAGCAGAGTTCTTCCTGCGCAACCAGAATCGTGACCTGAGCTTTGAAGAAGTGGAAGGCATGAAATTACGCGCCGCTTTCTCTGAGGCCAAATTATCTGAAATCCGTGATAACGCAGTAAAACAAAACATCACCATCATCCGTAACCGTGTAAACCAGTTAGGTGTTGCTGAGCCTGTTGTTCAGAAACAGGGCGCAGACCGGATTGTGGTGCAGTTACCGGGTATTCAGGATACCGCACGGGCAAAAGAAATTTTGAATGCCACTGCAACGCTGGAATTCCGCATGGTGGACTTAGACCACGACGTTGCTGATGCTGTTAATGGCCGTGTGCCGGCCGGGTCTCAACTGATTAACGACCAGAGCGGCCGTCCTCAGTTGCTTGAAAAACGCATCATGCTTACCGGTAACCACATTACTGACGCAAACAGCGGCGTTGATGAATACGGTATCCCGCAGGTAAACATCTCGCTGGATTCCGAGGGTGGTAACAAGATGTCCCGTTCTACCCGCAGCAATATCGGCAAGCCCATGGCGACGGTTTTCATCGAGTACAAGTCGACCGGTGAACGTAATGACGCCGGTAAACTGATTTTCGAAAAGCATGAAGAAGTGATCAGTATCGCAACGATTCGTGCGCAGTTGGGCAGCAGCTTCCGTATTACCGGTCTGGATTCTCCGAAAGAAGCCCGTGACCTGTCTTTACTGCTTCGTGCCGGAGCATTGATTGCCCCCATTCAAATTGTTGAAGAACGTACCGTTGGCCCAAGTCTGGGAGCAGAAAACATCGCAATGGGTATGCAGGCCATCGTTTGGGGTCTGGCAGCGGTTCTGATTTTCATGATTGTTTACTACAAAGCGTTTGGCCTGATTGCCAATGTGGCTCTGGTGAGCAACCTGGTAATCATCATCGGTGTGATGTCTATGATCCCCGGCGCGACCCTGACCTTACCGGGTATGGCGGGTATTGTATTGACCGTTGGTATGGCGGTAGACGCCAACGTACTGATTTTCGAGCGTATTCGCGAAGAACTTCGTGACGGACGCAGTCCTCAGCAAGCCATTCATATGGGCTATGACAGTGCGTTTTCTACCATCCTGGATGCAAACGTGACTACCTTTATTGCCGGTATGATCCTGTTTGCTGTGGGTACAGGTCCGATTAAAGGCTTCTCCATCACGCTGATGATTGGTATTGCGACATCCATGTTCACCGCTATTCTGGTGACCCGTGTTATCACCAATGCAATCTGGGGCGGCCGCCGCGTCACTTCGCTGCCGATATAA
- the yajC gene encoding preprotein translocase subunit YajC: MSLFISNAYAQSAGGQPQGGGFEMLIMLGVFGLIFYFLLYRPQAKRVKEHKNLVSSLGKGDEILTQGGLVGRITKVSEEKDFIEIALNDETNIVIQKTSVSAVLPKGTMKSI, encoded by the coding sequence ATGAGCTTGTTTATTTCTAACGCTTACGCGCAATCCGCCGGTGGTCAACCACAGGGTGGCGGTTTCGAAATGCTCATTATGCTGGGTGTATTCGGTCTTATCTTCTACTTCCTGCTTTACCGCCCGCAAGCCAAGCGTGTTAAAGAGCATAAAAATCTGGTCTCTTCACTGGGCAAAGGGGATGAAATTCTCACCCAGGGTGGCCTGGTAGGACGCATCACTAAGGTATCTGAAGAAAAAGACTTTATTGAAATTGCGTTAAACGATGAAACCAATATCGTTATCCAGAAAACCTCTGTTTCTGCAGTGCTGCCAAAAGGCACGATGAAATCGATTTAA